The Pristis pectinata isolate sPriPec2 chromosome 28, sPriPec2.1.pri, whole genome shotgun sequence genome includes a window with the following:
- the LOC127584047 gene encoding acyl-CoA-binding protein-like, producing the protein MTQADFEEAAEEVKQLKSKPTDEDMLLIYGLYKQATVGDVNTDHSGTLDLKEKAKWDAWNERKGTGKEESLKKYIERVQELKEKHGMK; encoded by the coding sequence ATGACTCAGGCTGATTTTGAAGAGGCAGCAGAAGAGGTCAAACAACTCAAAAGTAAACCAACAGATGAAGACATGTTACTTATCTATGGCCTATACAAACAGGCAACTGTTGGAGATGTGAATACAGACCATTCAGGCACGTTAGACCTGAAAGAGAAAGCCAAGTGGGATGCATGGAATGAACGAAAAGGTACAGGCAAAGAAGAGTCACTGAAGAAGTACATAGAAAGAGTGCAagagttaaaagaaaaacatggCATGAAATAG